CTCGTACTCTTCCAACACCCTTCAAACAAAAAGAATACAATATTgcttttacgattttttatctcattttttgccgttcttttattttatagtTTGTCTAAGTTTCtcggatttttttgaaaaacacgTCAAACaccattttcattgatttgaAATAAAGTTCATTTTCAAAACGTCGACAGCTTCagactacgaaaaaaaattgcccacTCAAgttgattcgtttttttcaaatctttctaaacaatgaaaatattgagcTATATTCGAACTATTTTTGTCAGATACGTTCGGACGTCCCATGTGGCAACAAAGTTTTGTTTTCAGTGCACCGAAGTGGAAGTAATGCTGAGGATCATGTGACTGGAATATACCGGGGCCCTACCGAACGTTTGAGGCGATCATTTATGTACGAAAACAACGATGCGATATCTTCACGGGTTCTTCTTTTTGCCatacagcaacagcagcagctcACGAGGTCGTGACATGTATAGATATAGCACGCTGCTCTTGCCCTCAGTGTACGCGTGAATGTATTGAAAAGACTTTATTTCCAAGTTCCACAAACAAAGAAGTCTCAGCAAAACTAAGGTACcgcgaaaactatttttattgctcatataaaaatcaattaaattcTGGATTCGGTGTCAGATTTGAACAAAGTAAGCGTATTTACGAGTcgaattagaaaaaatggcGGGAAACAATGAACAACGTTTTCTGACATTTTTCATAACCTCACTTTCCCCCCGAGTACTCGCCGCTTTGTTCCGATCCCCACTTTCAtataatgtaaaaaaaatggtctcGTTTATATCGTGGCATAATAATATTATACGAGATTTTGGGCAGTAGAAGCCCACAGAGCGTGTGCGATGCATCGAAGAGTATAAAATGAGATCGAGGTGTACCACACGCGCTTTATGTATATATCGAAGGTATAGAGTAGTAACCCGATAGGCTCACCGTGTTCCCGCAGGAGAAGATCATACTTCGGTACAAAGACTGATCGCTACATCGCACGCGATCACCCCACACGTCAGCCAAACTGACGATCTTCATAGCACCATTTGGTCGTAAGCCAAACCTCCTTTCGACCTCTCAATgcctctttttttcctttcttattTGCCATCATCATTTCATCCCCCGGACTTTTGCATCTTTGCGGACCATTGGAGAAAACAAGGTTATATAACGCTCGTGCGATTGTTCGTCGAAACGGATGAATTTCATtggttacgaaaaaaaacagcttttttattttcatttgcaaAGTTAATGTAAATAGCTCGATCATGGTGGCGCGAGAGAGGAAATTTTTCGAGGTTAACTGCTCGCGTAAATGTTCGTTTTCGAAACTAACCTATTTTACAACGTTTTCGTCGAAACTTTATGAATTCGgtgggaaatataaaattattagAAAATTGGAATAAAATATCCGTGTCGGACGAATTACTCGTCATTATCGTGCTCGACTgatcgaatcatttttttcaacctcgCCCATTCGGATTCACTGAGCCCTTGTCAGACAGCCATTGTCAGTTTCTTTGtcgactctttttttttccttcacgaggaaaaaacgaagcaTCTCGATCCAATGGAATTTTAAAGGGTTGTGCGATCAACTGATGCTTCGAGTGTAATGAATGAAACAttattttcgttctcttttttattatacaaaataatagaaaaaacacGCTAGTAAAATGGTGGCTTTTTCGAGGGTGATATGAAAGGGTTTGTAACAGTGCGCTCGAGAGTTAACATTCTGCGTCGAGGATACTccagattattatttttattctacttgaaaactttttggATGCTACTCggaatgaaattatttgaaaactgagttgagcacactcgtattttttcgttcgactGGCTCCACTCGATAATGGCTTAATCATGATGGATATTAAATAttcaatgaaacatttttatatgcTCATAATGTCGTGAAATACTCGCTCTTTTAAGgctaaaatgaattttcgacgAGAGGCAAGTtcctgaagaaaattttcggtCAATAACTGTCATTTCTGATTGTTTAACctcaaaaaagtttttattcttcaGCCCGATCGGACGTTTCGCCCGGGGTCAATATTCTTATGAGATCGTTGTTCGATTCTACGACATTTTTATACGAAACTGTATTTCCCCCTCTCGTGGGTAACTTCCACTGGGATATCGGCCTCTTCATTACGACGAAAACAATCATGGCGAATAAGGCAACTATTAAAACTCCGATTGCGGACCACACGATCGGATAAATCGTCCAGTTGTTATCCTCGCAACGTAATTCCACGTTTGGTATGTCTGCTAAGCATTTTCCTTCGAGCAGAGGCGGAGATTTGCACCTgatcacgaaaaaaagtcgtttTATTCTCTTCGAGTCGAAATTTTCAGGCgtttttacaaaaacaaaaaacttttAATAATTTCGCAATGCTTCCGTAACTCGTAATGATTCGATATTTtcctttatttaaaaaaaaaaaccaggaAAACAGTGGTGGATGGAGAAAAGGATCGAGAACGTTGAAAATACGATTGCGAAGGAACGTTTCGTCGGGATGCTCGAGACCAAAGTGAGGAAAGACTCGGAACTCGACAATTTGCTccgtgaaaaaaatggcaacgCCATCTGTGAGTGGCAAAGAGAAATTATTACCTGATTTCCTGACTGAGTTCGTTGGTAAGTTGAAGTCGATTGACCCATTGCATTCTGCAGTCGCAATGCCAGGGATTGAACTGTAAATCGACGACTGGCGTGCGCTGCATTATCGGTCGCAGTTCACCGTTGAGAGATTCGATGCTGCAATTTTTGATCGACAAGCGTTGGAGTCGTGGCAGTAAACGACTGTTGGGAGGCCAGACGCGAAATTCGGTGAGTTTTTTCGAGCCCTCCATCGACAAGGATTCGAGCATCGTCAGGTTTTCGAAATCGTTGAGCAATATAGCGGTCAAGTTTGGCATCCAGTTCATTTGCAACGACACTAATTGCGGAAGCAACAAATTTTCAGGGTAAAAAATATCGGTACGCGAGATATCGAGCTCCTGGAGACTGATCGGTAAGAAAGGGATCGTCACTATCGGATTCGAGGATAAATTCAAATAAGTCAATTTCGTCAACGGTTTGAATAACCCAGCGGAAAAATCACTCGCTGAAATATTGCTCAAGTCGAGGTGAAGGAGGGAGCGCAGAGTCGAGAACGAATCCTCGTGAATTTCCGCAACTGGATTGTTGGCGACCGATAAAAACTGCAACATCTGTGGAGAGGGAAAATATGAAGCATCGTCAGTTTTGGACAACGAATTTGACACTGTATTTTTCCCCCTCACGGTACTGATAATTTCTGACTTTCCTCATCATCTACAATGCTCtttcgtacattttttattttttacttttgaaacgaagaaaattttcaacagaaAGTGAACGAATATGAAACCTCGAGAGCTCCACTTCGCTGTATCGATTGATTGTAAGCAACATATTTCGTCGGCTTAATCTCAATTAATTCCAGTCCCTATCTCGAAtatgtaggaaaaaaaaacaagcattTCAATGTGATACTTTGAACACCGATACACAGTGACCTCTCTCGATTTATAGCGTTACCCAGATCTGCACGCACAGACGTCAAAGGCTTCGTTAAGTTGAAATTAATTCGTGATAAGGCCCGTGACGTTTTTTGAATCCCGGATTTAGCTCGAAAATGTATTTATACATCGTTGTGAGATCATGCGCGAGAAATATTGCAATTTTCCCTCGATTTTCTCcggttttttttcagattgtttaaaaaaatgttttttacctTCATGTGTTCCAACATCGTTTCATTAACGACGGTCAATTTGTTCCAGGAAAGATCCAAAACTCTCAGTTTTGGTATTCGATCGTTCAAGGCATAATCGTCGATGTACTCGAGCTGGTTGTGACTGACGTTCAGTATCTCCAAATTGTATTCCTCTTTGCACAAAAAGAAGAAACGCTGAAGATGATTCTCCGATAAATCGAGTTTCCTCAAATTGTCCAGTTTCGTTGAACAATCGAGAAAACTATCGAACTCGTTGCCACGCAGTATCAAATCTGTTTTGTTGTGGAGGTGGATCTGAGACTGAATTTTCACGAAGAAATCTTCCTTCTTCAGGCCCTTGTACGACAAATCGACCttagaagagaaagaaaacacgAGAAttggatgaaattttcattttcattgtaaatcagcaaaaataatggaattttgtttttaaatctCTAATGGCATTGGAAATCAtttaaatatttctcataacGAACATTTCCCAATTTGAACGCAAAATATTCACAATAATTTTGAGcatgaaaagaaattttgaacgaACACAAGAGTACACCGATGAAACAAAAGGTCAAAGACTCACCACAGAAGAATCGTGATCACAGAGAGCACCGCGTAATCCCAAAAAGGCGATTAGACCAAGCCACATCGTCGCAGAAAACCGAAACATTTTTCACGTCGACGAGGGGGGTCAGGTTGCTTAGAAGGATTTACAAAGCGTAGCTCGTGTCACGATGACGGTTAATGGCAAATAAAAGCAAGGGAATATTCACGCGCGATCTCCTCTCAGGAGGTTCG
This sequence is a window from Venturia canescens isolate UGA chromosome 8, ASM1945775v1, whole genome shotgun sequence. Protein-coding genes within it:
- the LOC122415201 gene encoding leucine-rich repeat-containing protein 4B-like, translating into MFRFSATMWLGLIAFLGLRGALCDHDSSVVDLSYKGLKKEDFFVKIQSQIHLHNKTDLILRGNEFDSFLDCSTKLDNLRKLDLSENHLQRFFFLCKEEYNLEILNVSHNQLEYIDDYALNDRIPKLRVLDLSWNKLTVVNETMLEHMKMLQFLSVANNPVAEIHEDSFSTLRSLLHLDLSNISASDFSAGLFKPLTKLTYLNLSSNPIVTIPFLPISLQELDISRTDIFYPENLLLPQLVSLQMNWMPNLTAILLNDFENLTMLESLSMEGSKKLTEFRVWPPNSRLLPRLQRLSIKNCSIESLNGELRPIMQRTPVVDLQFNPWHCDCRMQWVNRLQLTNELSQEIRCKSPPLLEGKCLADIPNVELRCEDNNWTIYPIVWSAIGVLIVALFAMIVFVVMKRPISQWKLPTRGGNTVSYKNVVESNNDLIRILTPGETSDRAEE